In the genome of Amphiura filiformis chromosome 11, Afil_fr2py, whole genome shotgun sequence, the window GGGCCCTTTTGATTGACAatatcatccccccactttacctcatcaaaatgctgattttggtatcagatgaacgctcatatttttctcataaacatattgaaatgtggcgttccaaatcggtatatttccaaagaaatcatcaaaaaactgtcgaattagcctcaaatatggtatactatatttgagactaattagggagttttttgatgatatcttcggaaatacactgagttggaacttctaatttcaatatgtttatgcaagcgtttctgtactgttttctagagcgttttatttaaaaggcacccatgaatgtgtgccagaaATCGCTTGCattcctctcggcttgccaaaaattgcttgccccccccctttcggctcgccaaatatAACTCCCCACccctccaattttacccttccccagggctcataattattgcacagcccctaaggaaaCAACCCGAAAGTTTGATAAAGTcctataaggcgacgaaaaaaagaaacactgttctacgggcggacggacctttcaagtagggtgggtcggtcgggcttttttttttttaaatgaccccaaaaatcaacaaaatctgtaaaatatttgcaatttgggaaaatacaaaaaaaaattgtcgccAGATATttttcgaaatttgggtcggtaaatgtgaaatatcgaaaattccagtaTTTCTAGGCAAATAAAACTAAGTAGCCCAAAATAATATGGTTTACTTATACATTAATAGGCAAATGGAAATTTGCGACACACTTTTCTGTATTTAATCTTTAATATACATGAAATTAATTAGATTAACATTTTCATTCTATACATGAAGTAATTAACACACAGGAAACATTGAAATAAGGAAAAATGCGATTACATCCCACGTACACTCGTACATACAGGGCTCATTTTACCATGGACTTTTGCATTTTGATAAGTGTTAATAtatgattttgattttaattttaattggcttattctttgccaaaaaattATGCAATATTATAGGGAAGAGCGTGCCGCAATGGTTAGGGTATTTGCCTTtagtcccgggttcaattcccggcggtggagatttgctgggatattgacttggaaaaaaaagtctgaaattaattggcaacatatgtagattaaattcagacatccgctctccccatggttcatttagaattgggtaaatgaatcatgaaagtaccccgtcctttggaggggacgttaagtcgtcggtcccgtgtgcagagagccatacctgtacattacatgtatctcgcagtcagtttcgaaaagagtagggtgttaacccctgactgttctcAACCCGTCCCAGTGTTctaatggaccccaatggaaatcagcttcaatagaggctttcttgggttatccagggttgtcaaaacccgaacagaatcaaatcaaatcaaatcaaggaAAGTTTTCTGGCATTTTGATCCAAACTGAAGTAATTTAAAGCCTtgatgtacgatctttttaaatttttaaatctttttttcttccaaaatgataatatgcaatcattatgaaagttcccaatacatttggacgcggaaaacattggaaatttgcaaagaaacaacatcataaacttcacctctatcgctcgaaatatctcgcactttttggattaggacgccgCGTGCGGTCTCAGAGTCTCCTACGCaaccagtttggttatgctccctccaaaTGTGTGGAGGgtgcgtaaccaaactggcttcgtaggagatttGCGATCGTtggatcgttccgacatattatcataatctgaaatatTATGATAGTATGTTGGACCAagagaaaatcatcccgttttactaaaAATAGGGTgattttgacagtttgctcatagatgtaagttggaacatgtgtaagtattacaaataatgccaaaaaatcggttttgaaaaaaataaaggtatattctgaaaaaaaaagatcgtacattaaggctttaagtgacAGAAAACTCACTCATTATCTCATTCGCTTAACTGTGGCGTTCTAATAATGGGGATTTTAATTCAAATTTGCTTTTGTCCTAAAAACACGATGAATTTAGTTGAATCCAATTACGTGTAAGTTGAGactgacatgtgtaaacattacaaatatggccaaaaaaagatcagttttagaaaaaaaattgaccaaactcatttaaaaatatcgtacattatagctttaaataGCTTTTAACTACTTTTTACTAACGTAATCGGTCTTTTTGACCCACCCCCTTAACAAAACGACTAAACGACTACCGTTTatgacttcatcaaacttttgggttattCTCTTCAAGTTTATATTTCAAATGTCTACACACCAAGATTACTATACTTCCTGTGTTGAGATTCATCATAATacaaacgttcgcctaatggcgcacctgggctcctttgtctTATGGTAAATTTCATCAACAaaaagagagctccctcctctaagaATTAGGGAATGTGCCCTTATtttctggtgggatttttatgggagggcactattagtttgtgtctaaaattccagttatgtcaaaggagtccatagcgccattaggcgaacgtttacggtatatccaTAATGGATAACTAtctcacatttgtctttattacacagTCATGACAATAACAAAAATAGTCAAACTTGAATTCATAGATTCTGTCGAAATTATTTATAGTGCCACGCCTGAAGAGGacaatttattaaatattttttctttaattattttgaatatggcaacacaattttcatgattttctgACATACTACTACTAGGCCTCTTGCTAAGATTGTAAATACCACAAATATCGAAATGAAGAGTATCATGTTGGCGTATAATTTAATTAAACTGCCTTATGGCGAATTTAACAGGGGCCCATCAATATGATCAAGATCTGGTAAATGACAAACCAAACTACCGCTATAGTATTGACAAAACACTGTACTTACATTTAACATTTTAATAAAGTGAAAGTGTGATAAGTcaacagggacggatttaagcggtGGCCCGGTGGCCCCGCTCCAGTACtgtggattttgcgtcgggccagtaaacttctaACAATGCTGACCTGACGGGCCTGATATAACTCATGAGACAAGGAATAATCAGTGATGGACATAATTTGACACAGTTTCTGCTACATACTTATAGTTAATAATTTTTCGTCTATTATTCTGATTCTTGCATTGCATGCAAGATGGAAATTATTATACGGTCGCTTTTTACAGCAATAGTAGTCCTACTATAATATTTCCAAGCTATTTTCGTGCTCTATCTAATGATGATAACGATACCGCATAGTCGCATACCTAAACATTTGGAAGTAGATTAAGGAAGGATACACACATAAGTAACACGTTTTAAGTTTGGTGTTTGGTAGTCTCTAACTAAGGGCGCATTACAACATACTTTTTTATTTTGCAccttttgcagtagaacatattaaaaaagctgggccagtaaatttattgcagggtcGGTAGATTTGCCAATTCACTGGCCTGGAATCTAAGTCTGTCACTGGATAAGTATTACAATTTCAGCCATGAAGGCTCTACTTTCATCCATCTGAACTTCAAACTGAACCCCttgtttcattttcgcttttgctcggggcccctgaacaaTCGGGccccatggactttgtccaccctgtccacccgtcTGAATCGAGTTTGATGTCCTGGTCATTATAAAGAAAAGTCACTATGCTCTTGAACTTCTTACGCGAGCCACGTTTGTGATTTGGGACCTTTAAAAATCACGAAACCTTCAAACTTAATTACATTTTTGTTTTCACACTTTGTCCGATACGAGAAAAGATATTTTTCCAGCCAATAACCGAGTTATGTTAGTCTTCCGAATTTGTCTTTTCTTGGTCTCCGGTGAGAATTGGGTATATTAAATGTTATATTTTGTCTCAGCTTCACCAAATCTCATACGGTATTTGGCTTTGCTACACCAACTGTCATATTTGGCATAAGGGGGTAAGAAAACTTTCTTATTGATGGTATTTTCAAATCTGTCAAATCTTTTTCAGAATTCACAGGTTTGTAGCCCGCCATTAACAACAAGTCCATGCAATACCTTTGTACTGTTACCATTGTTTTGTATGTTATTTTTGTTCTCCATGAATACGCAGATTTTGAAGACGAAGACCTTTTCATTTCATTGATTCGCAGCCATGTTTTCACCGTTTCTGGAATAGGTAAGCCAAGAAAATCATAAATAATTTGTACCATATCTGTTGGATCGTCTGCTAGATCTTCGTATCTTAGCAACATATAACGACCTTTCAACCAAGATGGCGGGTCAGTCCAATAGTTTAAATTATTCTTCAACTCGTCACATTCACTAAGTTTCATATCAACAACAGATGCAAAAACTTTTCTTGATAAATACACCCCACGTGGGTCACGTACCAGTTGTATCACCTTAACATTCAAACTATCATCCGTAACGATGCTTTTTAAGTGTTTCAAATCTGGCACCCGAACAGTTTTTATCGCCACGTGTTTACCGCTTCGGCAAATTTCTTCAACCATATGGGATCGGGACGTTTTAGAGAAATCAATAGAGAGGTACTGTTGTTTGCTTTGACTCTTGCTGATACGTCCAATGGTTGTTTTCTTCCCAAGTAAATCAGGGGATTTATCAGGTTTTTTAGTTCTTTCACATAGAATTGAATTCTCAAGTTTCTTACTCTGCTCGCAATTAAGAAACGTATCTTCTGCAACCCACCACGTGTAATTTTTGCCGGTAAATTCACATTTCAGTATATCGTGTAACATGGTAATCTGGTGAAGCTTTTTATCTTTTTCCTGATTCTTATACATCTTTTTGCGAAGCGGTTCATAAAAGTAAGTAAAGTCAGGATTGTTGTTGAGAATTTCGCCAGTGAATGTAGACCCATATCTCCATCTTGAGACAATAATTACGTGAACTTTGCGATCTTTGCTTAGTGGTGAGCCCGGTGGTAAGTTGCTGCTGATGTTCATTGGCTGTAATGTCTCCATATTCTTGCCAACTCTCGCGAGACAGTGTGTGTTTAATGACACTGTAAGAAAAGAAGATTAAAGAGGTtataaaaagaagaaaactaGGGCAAGATATTTGTGACGGTAAAACAAGTGACTTCCATCATATCTCAAATGATAATAAGTCCATTCTCCGAAAGGAAATCAACAAAGATATACAcgcaaataaacaaattattttcttgAAATTAAGAAGAATGGGACAGGAAGTGCATGATGATGCATCCAAATATCTTACGCATTTAAAAACCAAGATGGCCGCGGATTAAATAATTAGATTAGGTGAAAATCCATTTTCGTTCCCACAAACCAATTTTGGTACCACATCATTTTCTTTTGTCAAtcgaaaattgtgttttttaaacCTACTTGTTGAAAGTAAttcaaattaaacttcaacactacttgtttatttcgtttactgggagcgctttcgaggaacttcctcgtcatgtTGTTTTATTGATGTttgctctgatgttttcttggaaacacTAATAAATTTCTCTATTGTGCTTAATTCGtgcaaattttgttattttatataaAAAGTGCATAGGCCTATTGTAACGTGTAAAATTATCATTTTGATCTAGACACGGAGAGATTTTAAAGATTTGACATTGGCTTAACACTTTTAGttctgttgtgacgataattcgtccttgcataattgaatattgatcattgtgCCGTAATTTAAGCCATGATCACGTTCATCGAGTGAACGCCGTATTATCCGTGCGTCAATTGCACTCCGTGGAGCGATGTATTACCTGTGCTTTGATAAATACTTCACTCCTTGTTGGCTCTCAAATCCGTACAGAAGCAGCCATCGCGTCTCCTGATGTTTCGTTAGGTTGGTCACCATGACAGGGAATAATTATACTGTTAATAGTGGGCagacctgacgttgaaatcacgttgaaatctggttgaaatttcgacgtcgaacggtcgaaatcaggttgaaatcacgttgtatttgcaaatggacttcaacctgatttcaacctccttgatttttgcattgaaagttggttgaaatcaggttgaaatcaggttaggttgaaacttcgacgttgtatcaacgttgattcaacgtcgaaatcctaacctgtgcccactgggttgtCTGGTCGTGCACGTGAATTATATTCAATTATGCTGCAATGTGACTCGGGTAAGATTTATTAAACCATTGACTCTGAAGATCTTCAGAGTCAATGATTAAACAAACGTTATTATTTTTTCCGTGTGTAAATTGATGTAAAATCACAATAAATTTCTTAACCGTAATTCTGTTTCACCTGGTTCATTTCGTGTTAGCCATACCCTTTCCCAGTCATTTTTCCTCTTCCATTGGGACTCCAAATACAATATCTCGCTCTGCCTTTCCTTTGACTAATTCCTTAGTGTAGCGTCATAACTAGTCATAATAGTTACTTACCTAAATTTTGAACTGTGTTGAGTAAAATGTAGATGGACATGAGGCCAACGGAACCGAAAACCAAACGGCGCCATTTCATGGTGAGGCTCGTCCGTTCTGATCGTTGATTTGCTTTTTAACAGTGGTGCGTCATTTACTTGTATACCTAAggaaaacaataaataattaatttcataaaaagtgtttgattggcgtaacggGCCGGCAGAAACGGGATGTTGATAGGTCGGGGTCTTTCTATTGTGATTGGGAAAAGTAGCTGTGGATGTTTtgtattaaagacccattcagtgatcccaacgcaagtataaaaaaattaaaattgtgtataaattgcttaaaagtgaagcataagtcattctaattgtcatttggtatttttgaaatgataaatttggcaacaaatgaagaaaacagcaattttgatgaagttaaagctccattcaaatacatgtagctaatttatatacggtCAGTAATTAAATTACTTTTTAAAGCACCCACTTCAAgattttttgttttcactttttcACTAGAGAGTGACTCACATTAGAGTCAGTAGGATTacgccacacaccgacaccgcctggctaataattatttggtgcagaagggacactaaaatgaatacacgggatcgatacacgtgaattgctatgcacgattttgatatcagacgaaaatcttctgataccgggttagaaaatgatgaatatctcccgtcatgatttttttctcaagaaaccagatttggtctcataaacttggaaatacgtgttgaacagatatgatagtcgctagaatgcgctttgaaaattggccgtgcgctttgaactcaaaatttgaccattttatattgcgttggtcatgTTATGGACCGgggttatggactacagcgtgcagcgtgtagtacagctgcactcactgtaggcagtataaaagtcgatgaccattgacctcaatggggtatacaagcttaatcacgcacaaccaagatcgattacccggctattgtgagtagccttagttatgtccctcgactaattattagtttaaaagagctttaaaggtttgaaccaaatggctaatcgtggctgtggatttaacctaccatggcgattcctgccatgaagatatagggtcgaagacactgtgcgccAATCAAGATTTGTTAGGTCTAAAAATCACTGCTCTTAAAGGGTTACATCGTGTTACCAAAATAgtggttttgggtttttttttagtaCTAGGCCTACGCATTAGATAATTTTGAAGACAACAAAGAAGTAGCGCGTTCAAAATAAAAACCGGTACTAATATAAAGAGCAATGATGACAACGGCACATTATGCTTATTACCCAACTCAAACTCCAACCACAAACACACGGTTTACATGGTTTACCACCCCCTACACACCTCCACAAGATCTTCGTATATTTAATagctggtgtgtttttttttcagatacACATTTCGTGTTatttgttatacagggtgtcccagaaaaaattaccgagtgaataaaattgaacgtaagtcgagaaatagacatcagaatcacaaaattcaaaatgtagcgcatagcttattttgttgtgcatcacatacgaaacttttatttgattcggttgactggtttcgaagaaatgaacgattgcctaatgcgtgcatcaatgcagttcattccaagtttgatcaacaggcgcttttttcatactcgctcaccgcttcctaaagtttgtgtatctcattaaatttagtccacattatataTTAAAATCCGACGGTGATATgccattcatgctttcactgaagatgaataaccgtttgtccgagaaaactttgatttctacaattggaagctctccaactttaattctttaggttgtgcaaatatactttacaaagaacatttgagccaagaatgacaatgatcaagtgcttacagctttacgtgtgatttttgataccacgcaacattaatgttgaagttttaaaagatttcaacattgcaatacaatttcttggaaatattccgaaaacattaatgtgtgtgagatttttttaagccagctggaattctttatgtagtatTCTTCatacaacatttatatcaacattaacgaaaaaagatatttacaaataccgagcatcatctcacatgcaagctttcattttcaatatcgtgcaggttttcaaatttgaacaaaacctaattagggggcagtcactatttacgccagagggggggatggaggattgaaggggggaacacgaaaaaaATTCTATTATGATTGGGGGGAACACGAATTATATTTATTCCATTTGGGGGGGAACATGAATTTTTCCCCcag includes:
- the LOC140164255 gene encoding carbohydrate sulfotransferase 1-like; translation: MKWRRLVFGSVGLMSIYILLNTVQNLVSLNTHCLARVGKNMETLQPMNISSNLPPGSPLSKDRKVHVIIVSRWRYGSTFTGEILNNNPDFTYFYEPLRKKMYKNQEKDKKLHQITMLHDILKCEFTGKNYTWWVAEDTFLNCEQSKKLENSILCERTKKPDKSPDLLGKKTTIGRISKSQSKQQYLSIDFSKTSRSHMVEEICRSGKHVAIKTVRVPDLKHLKSIVTDDSLNVKVIQLVRDPRGVYLSRKVFASVVDMKLSECDELKNNLNYWTDPPSWLKGRYMLLRYEDLADDPTDMVQIIYDFLGLPIPETVKTWLRINEMKRSSSSKSAYSWRTKITYKTMVTVQRYCMDLLLMAGYKPVNSEKDLTDLKIPSIRKFSYPLMPNMTVGVAKPNTV